A genomic segment from Halogeometricum sp. S3BR5-2 encodes:
- a CDS encoding VTT domain-containing protein — translation MFPSLLPVSVSVAAAVFALPGFGDGVVAEAVRAASGWGGLALIFVYSVLIAVVLPLPGEAVLVPAVEGTLKLGAPTAVEIALVVVVSSLGKALGSVAALSLGTRATRSGPAIRAVRSLGVDPVAWSQRRVVDLVQRYGYVGLAGTLMVPMFPDTLLLYAFAVLDLERAKFAAAAFVGTVGRLLITLFVLESVGSVS, via the coding sequence ATGTTCCCGTCACTCCTTCCCGTCTCCGTCTCGGTCGCCGCCGCCGTATTCGCCCTCCCCGGATTCGGGGACGGCGTCGTCGCCGAAGCGGTGCGGGCGGCGAGCGGGTGGGGCGGACTGGCCCTCATCTTCGTCTACTCGGTGCTCATCGCCGTCGTCCTACCGCTTCCGGGCGAGGCGGTGCTCGTCCCGGCGGTGGAGGGGACGCTGAAACTCGGCGCGCCGACGGCGGTGGAAATCGCGCTCGTCGTCGTCGTGAGCAGCCTCGGTAAGGCGCTCGGGAGCGTCGCCGCCCTGTCGCTCGGAACCCGCGCCACCCGGTCCGGTCCCGCGATTCGAGCGGTGCGCTCGCTCGGCGTCGACCCCGTGGCGTGGTCGCAGCGTCGCGTCGTCGACCTCGTCCAGCGGTACGGCTACGTCGGACTGGCGGGGACGCTGATGGTGCCGATGTTCCCCGATACGCTGCTGCTGTACGCCTTCGCCGTGCTCGACCTCGAACGGGCGAAGTTCGCGGCGGCGGCGTTCGTCGGGACGGTCGGCCGACTCCTCATCACGCTGTTCGTGCTGGAGAGCGTCGGGTCGGTCTCCTGA
- a CDS encoding metallophosphoesterase family protein — translation MRVAVISDVHGNRVALDAVLSDMPAVDGIVCAGDVVGYNPWPAECVAELRERDVPTVMGNHDRAVASGTAFRFNGMAAAGVEYTRNVLDDDAMRWLSELPDERTEFDGRVKLVHDHPRIQDKYTYPEEFDADFLDEEDVLVLGHTHVQDHRTFDEGIVMNPGSVGQPRDGDHRAAYAILDLDELSVEERRVDYDVEAVVEAVNEAGLPERIGTRLYDGQ, via the coding sequence ATGCGAGTCGCCGTCATCTCGGACGTACACGGGAACCGGGTCGCACTCGACGCCGTCCTCTCGGATATGCCCGCGGTGGACGGAATCGTCTGCGCCGGCGACGTGGTGGGTTACAACCCCTGGCCGGCCGAGTGCGTCGCCGAACTCCGCGAACGGGACGTGCCGACGGTGATGGGCAACCACGACCGGGCCGTCGCTTCCGGGACGGCGTTCCGATTCAACGGGATGGCCGCCGCGGGCGTCGAGTACACCCGGAACGTGCTCGACGACGACGCGATGCGGTGGCTCTCGGAGTTGCCCGACGAACGGACGGAGTTCGACGGGCGCGTGAAACTCGTCCACGACCACCCGAGGATACAAGACAAGTACACCTACCCCGAGGAGTTCGACGCCGACTTCCTCGACGAGGAGGACGTCCTCGTCCTCGGTCACACCCACGTACAGGACCACCGCACGTTCGACGAGGGCATCGTGATGAACCCGGGGAGCGTCGGCCAACCCCGCGACGGCGACCACCGCGCGGCGTACGCGATACTGGACTTGGACGAGTTGTCGGTCGAAGAACGCCGCGTCGACTACGACGTCGAGGCGGTCGTCGAGGCGGTGAACGAGGCCGGGTTGCCGGAGCGCATCGGAACGCGACTGTACGACGGACAGTAG
- a CDS encoding MFS transporter, which translates to MRVLQSVLNELRALWGGGRGTSLVAIAGGWGTLLGARMIYPVLLPYLRDAFDISLTVAGLLVTVLWLGSAVGQLPGGLLADRYSERSVMTAGALVVAAALVLVAAAPTALVLFAATALVGLGQSLYPIARITMLSQIYPDRIGSALGVTMATGDLGQTVLPPVAGVLAAAVAWQAGLLFVVPLLLVAGFVVRVTLPAGGGSDSGTDADAASADPLPSESVRDVLAEFRGSNLGFVSFILFLYILIWQSFTGLYPTYLVEQKGLSSAAAGTLFSAFFAFGVVVKPVAGAAYDRIGLRNTLVAVLVGPVAGLALLPVVEGFWPLAALTAVVSTMLGSGAVTQSFLSDAFSEEVRGTGLGVVRTTVATLGAAGPVLFGGLADRGYFDEGYVLLAAVLAVVVLLTLRLPTSSSPSPSG; encoded by the coding sequence ATGAGGGTCCTCCAGTCCGTCCTGAACGAACTCCGAGCGCTGTGGGGCGGCGGCCGAGGGACGTCGCTCGTCGCCATCGCGGGCGGGTGGGGGACGCTGCTCGGCGCGCGCATGATCTATCCCGTCCTGCTGCCGTACCTGCGGGACGCCTTCGACATCAGCCTCACCGTCGCCGGCCTCCTCGTGACGGTTCTGTGGCTCGGGTCGGCCGTCGGCCAACTCCCCGGCGGCCTCCTCGCCGACCGCTACAGCGAGCGGTCGGTGATGACCGCGGGCGCCCTCGTCGTCGCCGCGGCGCTGGTGCTCGTCGCCGCCGCCCCGACGGCCCTCGTCCTCTTCGCCGCCACGGCGCTGGTCGGCCTCGGCCAGTCGCTGTACCCCATCGCGCGCATCACGATGCTCTCGCAGATATACCCGGACCGAATCGGGAGCGCCCTCGGCGTGACGATGGCGACGGGCGACCTCGGACAGACCGTCCTCCCGCCCGTCGCGGGGGTGCTCGCGGCGGCCGTCGCGTGGCAGGCGGGCCTGCTGTTCGTCGTCCCCTTGCTCCTCGTGGCCGGGTTCGTCGTCCGCGTGACGCTCCCGGCCGGCGGCGGGTCCGACTCGGGTACCGACGCCGACGCCGCGTCCGCGGACCCGCTCCCCTCCGAGAGCGTGCGCGACGTGCTCGCCGAGTTCCGCGGCTCGAACCTCGGGTTCGTCTCGTTCATTCTGTTCCTCTATATCCTCATCTGGCAGTCGTTCACCGGACTGTACCCCACGTACTTGGTCGAACAGAAGGGGCTCTCCTCCGCCGCCGCGGGGACGCTGTTCAGCGCCTTCTTCGCGTTCGGCGTCGTCGTCAAACCGGTCGCGGGCGCGGCGTACGACCGCATCGGTCTGCGGAACACGCTCGTCGCCGTCCTCGTCGGTCCCGTCGCGGGGCTGGCGCTGCTGCCCGTCGTCGAGGGGTTCTGGCCGCTGGCCGCCCTCACCGCCGTCGTCAGCACGATGCTCGGGTCGGGCGCCGTCACGCAGTCGTTCCTCTCGGACGCCTTCTCCGAGGAGGTCCGCGGCACCGGTCTGGGCGTCGTCAGAACCACGGTGGCGACGCTCGGCGCGGCGGGGCCGGTGCTCTTCGGCGGACTGGCCGACCGCGGCTACTTCGACGAGGGATACGTCCTCCTGGCCGCGGTGCTCGCCGTCGTCGTCCTCCTCACGCTTCGACTCCCGACGTCGTCCTCGCCGTCGCCGTCAGGGTAA
- a CDS encoding IMP cyclohydrolase translates to MYVGRFIVVGPDFGAYRVSSRSFPNRQVVERDGVLTVAPTPDAPESDNPYISYNCVREGGDGVVVGNGSHVDPVAEKLDIGYPARDALAESLLALDYEKDDYDTPRIAGVVGEDSYVGIVRKDALLVRPVEDDPLLVATYEEDDPAPVTFDGSGSPADIAERAYGMAYEHAVCAAGVAYDDGAVDVGFHNGE, encoded by the coding sequence ATGTACGTCGGACGGTTCATCGTCGTCGGTCCCGACTTCGGAGCGTATCGCGTCTCCTCCCGGTCGTTTCCCAATCGGCAGGTCGTCGAACGCGACGGCGTCCTCACCGTCGCGCCGACGCCGGACGCACCCGAGAGCGACAACCCCTACATCTCCTACAACTGCGTCCGCGAAGGGGGCGACGGCGTCGTCGTCGGCAACGGGTCGCACGTCGACCCCGTCGCGGAGAAACTCGACATCGGCTACCCCGCCCGCGACGCCCTCGCGGAGTCGCTTCTGGCGCTCGACTACGAGAAGGACGACTACGACACGCCCCGCATCGCGGGTGTCGTCGGCGAGGACTCCTACGTCGGCATCGTCCGGAAGGACGCGCTCCTCGTCCGCCCCGTCGAGGATGATCCCCTCCTCGTCGCCACCTACGAGGAGGACGACCCCGCGCCGGTCACCTTCGACGGGAGCGGGTCCCCCGCCGACATCGCCGAACGCGCCTACGGGATGGCCTACGAACACGCCGTCTGCGCCGCGGGCGTCGCCTACGACGACGGCGCGGTGGACGTCGGCTTCCACAACGGAGAGTGA
- a CDS encoding sodium:calcium antiporter, translating to MLDRFRHPLVAVVLTLLLTVPWVGLFFSYGGYGTVHPGENIAPGTAVLVAGLAILGASFLLAWAAETAEKDVPQAFAIAVLAVLAVAPEYAVDALYAWQAGAGSEQAGNLAVANMTGANRILIGLGWSGIALFTIFRARSGSDPAVEHRSGFLADVVGLDRGIATEITFLLAATAFAFFVPLSGGIGPVDTLFLVGLYVLYLFVIIRGGVEEHEENVGVPAYFQAKSKAVRVAAVLTGFAFSGAIIFTAVHPFAEGLETLGLQYGIPEFFMIQWLAPLASESPELIVVAYLVNKARSTAGFNALISSKLNQWTLLIGTLAVVYSISAGAVGTLPFDSKQAAEIWITAAQSLFAIAILTNFEISTREAVTLLVLFVSQVLAEFYVIRTVSEPAATELSMMILYAYTAVYLVLGFALFFKRRESLQELVGRTLSNARDAVGGGGGQTEHAD from the coding sequence ATGCTCGATAGGTTTCGTCACCCCCTTGTCGCCGTCGTCCTCACGTTGTTGTTGACGGTTCCGTGGGTCGGACTGTTCTTCTCCTACGGTGGCTACGGCACCGTCCACCCCGGCGAGAACATCGCGCCCGGCACGGCCGTCCTCGTCGCCGGCCTCGCCATCCTGGGAGCGTCCTTTCTCTTGGCGTGGGCCGCCGAAACGGCCGAGAAAGACGTCCCGCAGGCGTTCGCCATCGCCGTCCTCGCCGTCCTCGCCGTCGCTCCCGAGTACGCCGTCGACGCCCTCTACGCCTGGCAGGCCGGCGCCGGGTCCGAGCAGGCTGGCAACCTCGCCGTCGCGAACATGACCGGCGCCAACCGCATCCTCATCGGTCTCGGCTGGTCCGGCATCGCTCTGTTCACCATCTTTCGCGCGAGGAGTGGCTCCGACCCGGCGGTCGAACACCGTTCGGGATTCCTGGCCGACGTGGTCGGCCTCGACCGCGGCATCGCCACCGAGATAACGTTTCTCCTCGCGGCGACGGCGTTCGCCTTCTTCGTCCCCCTCAGCGGCGGCATCGGCCCCGTCGACACGCTGTTTCTCGTCGGTCTCTACGTGCTCTACCTGTTCGTCATCATCCGCGGCGGCGTCGAGGAACACGAGGAGAACGTCGGCGTGCCCGCCTACTTCCAGGCGAAGTCGAAGGCGGTGCGCGTCGCCGCCGTCCTCACGGGATTCGCCTTCTCCGGCGCCATCATCTTCACCGCCGTCCACCCGTTCGCCGAGGGGTTGGAGACGCTCGGCCTCCAGTACGGCATCCCCGAGTTCTTCATGATACAGTGGCTGGCGCCTCTGGCCTCCGAGAGCCCCGAACTCATCGTCGTCGCCTACCTCGTAAACAAGGCGCGCTCGACGGCGGGGTTCAACGCGCTCATCTCCTCGAAGCTGAACCAGTGGACGCTGCTCATCGGGACGCTCGCCGTCGTCTACTCCATCTCCGCCGGCGCCGTCGGGACCCTGCCGTTCGACTCGAAGCAGGCGGCCGAGATATGGATCACCGCCGCCCAGAGCCTCTTCGCCATCGCCATCCTGACCAACTTCGAGATAAGCACGCGGGAGGCGGTGACGCTTCTCGTCCTGTTCGTCTCGCAGGTGCTCGCGGAGTTCTACGTCATCCGAACCGTCTCCGAACCCGCCGCGACCGAACTCAGCATGATGATCCTCTACGCCTACACCGCCGTCTATCTCGTCCTCGGGTTCGCGCTCTTCTTCAAGCGGCGCGAGAGCCTCCAGGAACTCGTCGGTCGCACGCTGTCGAACGCGCGCGACGCCGTCGGCGGTGGCGGCGGGCAGACCGAACACGCGGACTGA
- a CDS encoding FxLYD domain-containing protein: MFRRKFLKAAGASGVAGLAAGCMGGEQSEATEAAGGTTGGDGTATETATETETGTTESTADGTESGLGDVTGEVGDTPDGLEVASHSVYAEQSAVGLRGTVENTGDEDYQYVQAQVTLQDDQGDVLYEFFDETEQADTVTLPTGESWDFDVLFEEADDLSAVTAYTVDLAASTGGTGTGTETDDITGETDQQDPNLEITDHQLTREESTTYVSGTVENAGEEDIESVEVSVTLYDAEDQELFDFRNTVEQEEDVQQLAPGESWNFRVQFPDIDMQRISRYVISADSDIV; the protein is encoded by the coding sequence ATGTTTAGACGCAAGTTTCTCAAAGCGGCGGGCGCATCGGGCGTAGCCGGTCTCGCCGCCGGTTGTATGGGCGGCGAGCAGAGCGAAGCGACGGAAGCGGCCGGCGGGACGACCGGCGGCGACGGGACCGCGACCGAAACTGCGACCGAAACCGAGACGGGAACCACAGAGTCGACGGCCGATGGAACCGAGAGCGGCCTCGGTGACGTCACCGGAGAAGTCGGCGACACCCCCGACGGTCTCGAAGTCGCGTCCCACAGCGTGTACGCGGAACAGAGCGCCGTCGGACTGCGAGGAACGGTCGAGAACACCGGCGACGAGGACTACCAGTACGTTCAGGCCCAGGTGACGCTCCAGGACGACCAAGGAGACGTTCTCTACGAGTTCTTCGACGAGACCGAGCAGGCGGACACCGTCACGCTTCCGACGGGCGAGTCGTGGGACTTCGACGTGCTGTTCGAGGAAGCGGACGACCTGAGTGCGGTCACGGCCTACACGGTCGACCTCGCCGCGAGCACGGGCGGGACCGGAACCGGTACCGAGACGGACGACATCACGGGCGAGACCGACCAGCAGGACCCCAACCTCGAAATCACGGACCACCAGCTGACGCGCGAGGAGTCGACGACGTACGTCAGCGGAACGGTCGAGAACGCCGGCGAGGAGGACATCGAGTCGGTCGAAGTGTCGGTCACGCTCTACGACGCCGAGGACCAGGAGCTGTTCGACTTCAGAAACACCGTCGAGCAGGAAGAGGACGTCCAGCAACTCGCGCCCGGCGAGTCGTGGAACTTCCGCGTGCAGTTCCCGGACATCGACATGCAGCGGATCAGCCGGTACGTTATCAGCGCCGACAGCGACATCGTCTAA
- a CDS encoding DCC1-like thiol-disulfide oxidoreductase family protein: MRVPELFVNYVRNPRRDSPINVGVARVIFGAYLLWNFGSMEFGAIDEWHLMPGAEEYLFFQPPVVQQYLPVEKAVLLVFLLAFLVGYRQRLTALVSALLVAHLATVMNAYVDSGRVNSMFIAGFFLIFFGLYAETDRLNVDAVRGALSESIDDLNETLRSPNTGEHSMRILQLVLLTVAVLYFGSAWTKLVFGSDLSLDWISATALGRWATSALVYWDPPTRLGEFMLRYPLLLTGAALGTIVFELGLLVAVLVGLPITPLLLGTLGMHTVIALSLGPFFFDQYVFLALLLPWDSLFRYLGPDEDETIDLVYDEHCYFCARSLYSFKLLDFTNAVRFHSQYTVPDRYRGREDVSFEDAMYVFDGEDAYAGYDAFRRLAKQFPVLVPLSWVMSLGPVARVGRRVYRYVAENRSRHFTCAVDADADGASSDRK; encoded by the coding sequence ATGAGGGTCCCCGAACTGTTCGTGAACTACGTCCGCAACCCGCGGCGCGACTCGCCTATCAACGTCGGCGTCGCGCGCGTCATCTTCGGGGCGTACCTCCTCTGGAACTTCGGTTCGATGGAGTTCGGCGCTATCGACGAGTGGCACCTGATGCCCGGGGCGGAGGAGTATCTGTTCTTTCAGCCGCCGGTCGTCCAGCAGTACCTTCCGGTCGAGAAGGCCGTGCTGTTGGTGTTTCTGCTGGCGTTCCTCGTCGGGTACAGACAGCGACTCACGGCGCTGGTGAGCGCGCTGTTGGTGGCGCACCTGGCGACGGTGATGAACGCCTACGTCGACTCCGGTCGGGTGAACTCGATGTTCATCGCCGGCTTCTTCCTGATCTTCTTCGGGCTCTACGCGGAGACCGACCGCCTGAACGTCGACGCCGTTCGGGGGGCGCTCTCCGAGAGCATCGACGACCTGAACGAGACGCTCCGCTCGCCGAACACCGGCGAGCACAGCATGCGTATCCTGCAGTTGGTCCTCCTGACGGTCGCGGTTCTCTACTTCGGCTCCGCGTGGACGAAACTCGTCTTCGGGTCCGACCTCTCGCTGGACTGGATCAGCGCGACCGCGCTGGGACGGTGGGCGACGTCCGCCCTGGTCTACTGGGACCCGCCGACGCGACTCGGCGAGTTCATGCTCCGATACCCGCTCCTCCTGACGGGCGCCGCGCTGGGAACCATCGTCTTCGAACTCGGGTTGCTCGTCGCCGTTCTGGTCGGGTTGCCCATCACGCCCCTCCTCCTGGGGACGCTCGGGATGCACACGGTCATCGCCCTCTCGCTCGGTCCGTTCTTCTTCGACCAGTACGTCTTCCTCGCGCTCCTCCTCCCGTGGGACTCGCTCTTCCGATACCTCGGCCCCGACGAGGACGAGACGATAGACCTCGTGTACGACGAGCACTGCTACTTCTGCGCGCGGAGTCTCTACTCGTTCAAACTGCTCGACTTCACGAACGCGGTCCGGTTCCACTCGCAGTACACCGTCCCCGACCGGTACCGCGGGCGCGAGGACGTGAGCTTCGAGGACGCGATGTACGTGTTCGACGGCGAGGACGCCTACGCCGGCTACGACGCGTTCCGCCGACTCGCGAAGCAGTTCCCGGTTCTCGTTCCGCTCTCGTGGGTGATGAGCCTCGGTCCGGTCGCCCGCGTCGGCCGCCGAGTCTACCGCTACGTCGCCGAGAACCGGTCGCGGCATTTCACCTGCGCGGTGGACGCGGACGCCGACGGCGCCTCCTCCGACCGGAAGTGA
- a CDS encoding manganese-dependent inorganic pyrophosphatase: MSEPTYVIGHRKPDTDTVCAALAYAELKQEQGEEGVSAARAGDLNPETEFVLDYWDVEAPALLEDATGTRLVLVDHNEYSQTVSGAREAEIVEVVDHHRIGDVETSAPIPFRNEPVGSTATILVDLFDEAGVTIDARTAGLLLSGLLSDTVVLRSPTTTERDRTVAERLAETAGVGVEEYGEKLLAHKSKLGEKGPREMVLGDFKEFEFGSGRVGIGQVETVEPGVVLDQRDAVLDAMDGVVSERDYDALLLLVTDLLDEESTVLVAGDETATVEAGLDARFSDREAFLPGVMSRKKQVVPPLEAAFD, encoded by the coding sequence ATGTCAGAACCGACGTACGTCATCGGGCACCGAAAACCGGACACGGACACCGTCTGCGCCGCACTGGCGTACGCCGAGTTGAAACAAGAGCAAGGCGAAGAGGGCGTTTCCGCGGCCAGGGCCGGGGACCTGAACCCGGAGACGGAGTTCGTACTGGACTACTGGGACGTCGAGGCGCCCGCCCTCCTCGAAGACGCGACGGGGACGCGACTGGTCCTCGTCGACCACAACGAGTACAGCCAGACCGTATCCGGCGCGCGGGAGGCCGAAATCGTCGAAGTCGTCGACCACCACCGCATCGGCGACGTGGAGACGAGCGCCCCGATTCCGTTCCGGAACGAGCCGGTGGGGTCGACGGCGACGATTCTGGTCGACCTGTTCGACGAGGCGGGCGTGACTATCGACGCGCGGACCGCCGGCCTCCTCCTCAGCGGACTGCTCAGCGACACGGTCGTTCTGCGCTCGCCGACGACGACGGAACGCGACCGGACGGTCGCCGAGCGACTGGCCGAGACGGCCGGCGTCGGCGTCGAGGAGTACGGCGAGAAGCTCCTCGCGCACAAGAGCAAACTCGGCGAGAAGGGTCCCCGCGAGATGGTGCTGGGCGACTTCAAGGAGTTCGAGTTCGGCTCCGGTCGCGTCGGTATCGGGCAGGTCGAAACGGTCGAACCCGGCGTCGTCTTGGACCAGCGAGACGCCGTCCTCGATGCGATGGACGGCGTCGTCTCCGAACGCGACTACGACGCGCTGTTGTTGCTCGTGACCGACCTGCTCGACGAGGAGTCGACGGTTCTCGTTGCCGGCGACGAAACCGCGACGGTCGAAGCGGGACTCGACGCGAGGTTCTCGGACCGGGAGGCGTTCCTCCCCGGCGTGATGTCCCGGAAAAAGCAGGTCGTTCCGCCGCTGGAAGCGGCGTTCGACTGA